One region of Flavobacterium sp. KACC 22763 genomic DNA includes:
- a CDS encoding DMT family transporter, with product MKKSYLILHTAVLLAGFTGVFGKLISLNEITLVWYRVFFASIILFFILKIYNLKMLKSFSEAIKISKAGVLITIHWIFFYASIKYSNISIGVVCYCLTSFFTAFFEPILNKKRFNLVQVLLSMLTLLGISLIFHFDSSYQLGILLGIISSAFAALYTIYNERLVQFYDSKLINFYQMLGGTLALGLILPLYFYNFPEQNFIPSLKDIYYLLILASCCTVALYVMFAESLKKIPAFTINLTFNLEPIYSIILAFLFFNEGQSVNFSFYIGISLVMTSVLLQSIISIRKKDTVEQPIS from the coding sequence ATGAAAAAATCTTATCTAATACTGCACACTGCAGTTTTACTTGCTGGTTTTACTGGCGTTTTCGGAAAACTTATTTCTCTCAACGAAATTACCCTAGTTTGGTACAGAGTATTTTTTGCTTCAATTATTCTCTTTTTCATTTTAAAAATTTATAATCTTAAAATGCTGAAGTCTTTTTCTGAAGCCATAAAAATTTCCAAAGCTGGAGTGTTGATTACCATTCACTGGATTTTCTTCTATGCCAGCATTAAATATTCTAACATCTCAATTGGTGTCGTCTGTTATTGTCTGACAAGTTTTTTTACAGCTTTTTTTGAACCTATACTCAACAAAAAAAGATTCAATTTGGTTCAGGTTTTATTAAGTATGCTAACCTTACTAGGAATTAGTCTGATTTTTCATTTTGATTCTTCTTATCAGCTCGGAATTTTACTCGGGATAATTTCTTCTGCATTTGCTGCTTTGTACACTATTTACAATGAAAGGCTAGTACAATTTTATGACAGTAAACTCATTAATTTTTATCAGATGCTTGGCGGAACTTTAGCATTAGGACTAATTCTACCACTTTATTTTTATAATTTTCCAGAACAGAATTTTATTCCAAGTCTAAAAGACATTTACTATTTATTGATTTTGGCTTCATGCTGTACGGTTGCTCTTTATGTAATGTTTGCAGAATCGCTTAAAAAGATTCCTGCTTTTACGATAAATCTAACTTTCAATCTAGAGCCAATTTATTCAATAATATTAGCCTTTTTATTTTTTAATGAAGGCCAATCGGTTAATTTCTCTTTTTACATAGGAATAAGTTTGGTAATGACTTCCGTTCTGCTCCAATCTATAATTTCTATCCGAAAGAAAGATACGGTAGAGCAACCAATCTCTTAG
- a CDS encoding YdeI/OmpD-associated family protein — translation MTKYSANSKVDFYFEKAEKWKAEIEQMREIVLDCHLSEELKWGSPCYTFEEANIVLIHYFKEYCAFLFFKGALMKDPDNILIQQSDNVQAARQVRFTNVEDILAKKEILKKYIFEAAEIEKSGQKVELKKVSEFEIAVELQHKFDADSDFKKAFYALTPGRQRAYLLHFSQPKQSKTREARVGKNISRILDGKGLND, via the coding sequence ATGACAAAATATAGCGCAAACTCTAAAGTTGATTTTTATTTTGAAAAAGCTGAAAAATGGAAAGCCGAAATAGAACAAATGAGAGAAATTGTTTTAGACTGTCATTTGTCTGAAGAATTGAAATGGGGATCTCCTTGCTATACGTTTGAAGAAGCAAATATTGTATTGATCCATTATTTTAAGGAATATTGTGCTTTTTTGTTTTTCAAAGGTGCTTTAATGAAAGATCCAGATAATATTCTGATTCAACAATCAGATAATGTTCAGGCAGCGCGTCAAGTTCGATTTACGAATGTGGAAGATATTTTGGCTAAGAAAGAAATTTTAAAAAAGTATATTTTTGAAGCTGCTGAAATTGAAAAATCAGGACAAAAAGTAGAGTTGAAAAAAGTTTCTGAATTTGAAATTGCCGTAGAACTTCAGCATAAATTTGATGCTGATTCTGATTTTAAAAAAGCTTTTTATGCTTTAACTCCAGGAAGACAACGTGCATATTTGCTTCATTTTTCTCAGCCTAAACAATCTAAAACAAGAGAAGCGAGAGTGGGAAAAAATATTTCGCGAATTTTAGATGGAAAGGGATTGAATGATTAA
- the lpxA gene encoding acyl-ACP--UDP-N-acetylglucosamine O-acyltransferase, whose product MKNTFIHKQAVIGTNVNIGNCVTIEDDVIIGKNTQIGNNVSILRGTRIGENCQIHSNAVLGGIPQDLKYKGECTFLEVGHNNIIGEFVTINKGTISKGITSIGNSNLIMSNAHIGHDCVIGSNCIIGFSVGMAGEVTVEDWSNISGLTAIHQFSLIGENTMISGLSRVVKDIPPYIMVAHEPLRFAGLNTVGLKRREFDSCKIDELKAIYKIIFQEKRNTKFALELVKREFEQTLERDKILNFIHNSKRGILKGVEF is encoded by the coding sequence TTGAAAAATACTTTCATTCATAAACAAGCTGTAATTGGGACCAATGTCAATATTGGAAACTGCGTTACTATAGAAGACGATGTAATAATTGGTAAAAACACTCAAATTGGAAATAACGTTTCAATTTTAAGAGGAACAAGAATCGGTGAAAATTGCCAGATACATTCTAATGCCGTTTTAGGTGGAATTCCGCAAGATCTTAAATACAAGGGAGAATGTACTTTTTTAGAAGTAGGGCATAACAATATAATCGGAGAATTTGTTACGATAAACAAGGGAACTATTTCCAAAGGCATAACTAGTATCGGAAATTCTAATTTGATTATGTCCAATGCCCATATTGGTCATGATTGCGTTATTGGCAGTAATTGTATAATTGGCTTTAGCGTCGGAATGGCAGGTGAAGTAACTGTCGAAGATTGGTCTAATATTAGCGGATTAACAGCTATTCATCAGTTTTCATTGATTGGTGAAAATACTATGATTAGTGGTTTAAGTCGGGTTGTAAAAGATATTCCTCCTTATATCATGGTTGCACATGAACCTTTACGTTTTGCTGGGCTAAATACAGTAGGATTAAAAAGACGTGAATTTGACTCTTGCAAAATTGATGAGCTAAAAGCTATCTATAAAATTATATTTCAAGAAAAAAGAAATACAAAATTTGCGTTAGAATTAGTCAAAAGAGAATTTGAACAGACTTTAGAGAGAGATAAAATCTTAAATTTTATTCATAACTCAAAAAGAGGAATTCTTAAAGGGGTTGAATTTTAA
- a CDS encoding Crp/Fnr family transcriptional regulator, translating into MEELIQVINSFQELDSETELALKKYFVEETFKKNDFIIKGGKICDRIYFIKCGAVRRFCIEDGIEVTKWIYTDNQFITSMSSFFEQKPSFENFQICEETIVYSLSYLDEQVLLEYPLFVKFHIKQLRYYLSKINEFNHLFRLMTAEKKYLFLLESFPQIIKKAKLKHIASLIGVSQETLSRIRASII; encoded by the coding sequence ATGGAAGAGCTAATTCAAGTCATTAATAGTTTTCAGGAATTAGATTCGGAGACAGAACTTGCGCTGAAAAAATATTTTGTAGAAGAAACTTTTAAAAAGAATGATTTTATTATTAAAGGTGGTAAAATTTGTGATAGGATCTATTTTATAAAATGTGGGGCGGTAAGAAGATTTTGCATTGAAGATGGTATAGAAGTTACGAAGTGGATTTATACCGATAATCAGTTTATAACTTCGATGAGTAGTTTTTTTGAACAAAAGCCATCATTTGAGAATTTTCAAATTTGTGAAGAAACAATCGTTTATTCGTTGTCTTATTTGGATGAACAGGTTTTGCTAGAGTATCCTTTATTTGTGAAGTTTCATATTAAACAGCTTCGATATTATCTTTCTAAAATAAACGAATTCAATCATTTATTTCGTTTAATGACTGCTGAGAAAAAATACTTATTTCTGTTGGAGTCATTTCCTCAAATTATTAAAAAAGCCAAGTTGAAGCATATTGCATCATTAATCGGGGTAAGCCAAGAAACATTGAGCAGGATTCGAGCATCAATTATTTGA
- a CDS encoding ABC transporter permease yields MNLEYFIAKRLITAKDYKSSISAPIIKIAISAIAIGIIMMIVSVATGIGLQKKIRDKVSAFNGQIIISNYDNNNSEVTTVPISKKQDFYPNFKSVPEVSHIQAVASKAGIIRTENAFEGIIFKGVGADYDWNNIKEYIVEGKLPDFTKALNEDVIISRFLADRLNLKVGDEFNTFFIKEEQGKLPNSRRFKIAAIFNSGFQDFDATYIIGDIRHIQRINKWSEDQIGAFEIFVKDFDEIKAVGNKVYESTSSNLDTKTIIEKYSYIFDWLQLFDFNIVIILGVMILVATINMVVALLVLILERTQMIGIMKSMGANNWSVRKIFLYNAFYLILRGLFWGNLIGISILLIQQQFGVIQLNPENYYVNQAPVYLNWIYILLLNLLTITVCFLVLLIPSYIITKISPVKAIRFD; encoded by the coding sequence TTGAACTTAGAATATTTTATAGCCAAAAGACTTATTACTGCAAAAGATTACAAAAGCAGTATTTCGGCACCTATTATAAAAATTGCTATTTCTGCAATAGCGATCGGAATTATTATGATGATTGTTTCTGTAGCAACTGGAATTGGTTTACAGAAAAAAATTCGAGATAAAGTCTCTGCATTCAATGGTCAAATTATAATTTCTAATTATGATAATAATAATTCAGAAGTTACAACGGTTCCAATTTCGAAGAAACAAGATTTTTATCCTAATTTTAAGTCAGTGCCAGAAGTAAGCCATATTCAAGCAGTGGCAAGTAAAGCTGGAATAATTCGAACAGAAAACGCTTTTGAAGGAATTATATTTAAAGGAGTAGGGGCAGATTACGATTGGAACAATATTAAAGAGTACATTGTAGAAGGTAAACTGCCAGATTTTACAAAAGCATTAAATGAAGATGTTATTATTTCAAGGTTTCTAGCAGACCGTTTAAATTTGAAAGTCGGAGACGAATTCAATACCTTTTTTATAAAAGAAGAACAAGGGAAACTTCCGAACAGTCGCCGATTTAAAATCGCAGCTATATTTAACTCAGGTTTCCAAGATTTTGATGCTACATACATTATTGGAGATATTCGCCACATTCAAAGAATTAATAAATGGAGCGAAGATCAAATTGGAGCATTTGAGATTTTTGTAAAAGATTTTGACGAAATTAAAGCAGTTGGGAATAAAGTTTATGAATCAACTTCGTCTAATCTCGATACAAAAACCATTATAGAAAAATACAGCTACATTTTTGATTGGCTCCAATTATTTGATTTTAATATCGTAATTATTTTAGGAGTTATGATATTGGTTGCAACAATTAATATGGTAGTAGCCCTCTTGGTGCTTATTTTAGAAAGAACCCAGATGATTGGAATAATGAAATCTATGGGAGCCAATAACTGGTCAGTTCGTAAAATATTTTTGTATAATGCCTTTTACTTAATTCTACGCGGATTGTTCTGGGGAAATCTAATAGGAATTTCAATTCTTTTAATTCAGCAGCAATTTGGAGTAATTCAGCTCAATCCTGAAAATTATTATGTTAATCAAGCTCCAGTTTATCTAAATTGGATTTATATACTCTTGTTAAATTTGCTCACTATTACTGTTTGTTTCTTGGTATTATTAATTCCGTCTTATATAATAACAAAAATATCCCCAGTTAAAGCAATTCGTTTTGATTAG
- a CDS encoding YkgJ family cysteine cluster protein, which produces MKQILNNLSKLAKDKHNENKKYFGKLKKKPPKNLDYIMQDLHNAEFKKTDCLKCANCCKTTGPLFTLADIERISKHFRQKPQQFIDQYLRIDEDKDYVLKSVPCTFLDNENYCMIYDVRPKACREFPHTDRNKFYQISNLTLKNVEICPAAYNIVEEMKKKLPL; this is translated from the coding sequence TTGAAACAGATTTTAAATAACTTAAGTAAGTTAGCCAAAGATAAGCATAACGAGAATAAAAAGTATTTCGGTAAGCTTAAAAAGAAGCCACCAAAAAATTTAGACTATATTATGCAGGATTTGCACAATGCTGAATTTAAAAAAACGGATTGCTTAAAGTGCGCTAATTGCTGTAAAACAACAGGCCCCCTATTTACTTTGGCGGATATTGAGCGAATTTCGAAACATTTTAGACAAAAGCCACAGCAATTTATTGATCAGTATTTGCGAATTGATGAGGATAAAGATTATGTTTTGAAAAGCGTTCCCTGCACTTTTTTGGATAATGAGAATTATTGTATGATTTATGATGTTCGTCCAAAAGCCTGTCGAGAGTTTCCTCATACAGATAGAAATAAATTCTATCAGATTTCAAATCTAACTCTGAAAAACGTCGAAATTTGTCCAGCGGCATATAATATAGTAGAAGAAATGAAAAAGAAATTACCATTATAA
- a CDS encoding class I SAM-dependent methyltransferase — translation MKDLFGKAIFDFYTKNSPEDIITETSISEEDEMSVEYLFRTYNEMPKIEQKALQLAKGKILDVGCGAGSHALSLQNERNLEVTAIDISEKAIETCRLRGIKNAKVENVLDFQGEKFDTILLLMNGTGIFGQLKNCNKYLSKLKSLLNPGGQILIDSSDIIYMFDEDEDGGKWIPSENDYYGELVFNISYKGEKEESFDWLYLDYNTLQNAAVANGLNCELILEGEHYDYLAKLSI, via the coding sequence ATGAAAGATCTTTTTGGGAAAGCAATATTTGATTTTTATACCAAAAATTCGCCTGAAGATATTATCACCGAAACTTCGATTTCTGAAGAAGACGAAATGAGTGTTGAATATCTTTTCCGAACTTACAATGAAATGCCTAAAATTGAGCAAAAAGCTTTACAATTGGCTAAAGGAAAAATATTGGATGTGGGATGTGGAGCCGGAAGCCATGCTTTATCATTGCAAAATGAACGTAATCTAGAGGTAACCGCAATTGATATTTCAGAAAAGGCAATTGAAACCTGTCGCCTTAGAGGAATAAAAAATGCTAAAGTTGAAAATGTTTTAGATTTTCAAGGAGAAAAATTTGATACAATCCTCCTTTTAATGAATGGTACAGGTATTTTTGGCCAGCTAAAAAACTGTAATAAATATTTGTCTAAGCTAAAATCTCTTTTAAATCCTGGCGGACAAATTTTAATTGACAGTTCTGACATCATTTATATGTTTGATGAAGATGAAGATGGCGGCAAATGGATTCCGTCTGAAAATGATTATTATGGTGAACTTGTTTTTAATATTAGTTATAAAGGAGAAAAAGAAGAATCTTTTGACTGGTTATATCTAGATTATAATACGCTTCAAAATGCAGCAGTTGCAAATGGCTTAAACTGCGAACTTATTCTTGAAGGAGAACATTACGATTATTTAGCTAAACTTTCCATTTAA
- a CDS encoding YfiT family bacillithiol transferase, producing MNELDLEKLKYPIGKFTAPEQYSTEYISEKITEIETLPEKLAKETIHLTDEQLDTPYRPGGWTVRQVLHHCAESHMNCYVRLKWALTENNPVIKPYDEVLWSELSDNLTMPIQPTLDLLKGLHFRLGYIMRSLSTTDLEKTFIHPSDNSEIKLKRMIGMYAWHGNHHLTHITSLKKYKNWK from the coding sequence ATGAATGAACTAGATTTAGAGAAATTAAAATATCCGATTGGAAAATTTACAGCTCCAGAGCAGTATTCAACAGAATATATTTCTGAAAAAATTACAGAAATTGAAACTCTCCCTGAAAAACTAGCAAAAGAAACGATTCATTTAACCGACGAACAACTGGATACTCCTTATAGACCTGGCGGATGGACAGTAAGACAAGTTCTTCATCATTGTGCCGAAAGCCATATGAATTGCTACGTTCGCCTAAAATGGGCTTTAACGGAAAATAATCCCGTAATTAAGCCTTATGACGAAGTTCTTTGGTCTGAATTAAGCGACAATCTGACAATGCCAATCCAACCAACTCTAGATTTACTGAAAGGACTTCATTTCAGATTGGGCTATATCATGCGAAGTTTATCAACAACTGATTTAGAAAAAACTTTTATACATCCTTCTGATAATTCAGAAATTAAACTCAAAAGAATGATTGGAATGTATGCTTGGCATGGAAATCACCATTTGACACATATCACTTCTTTGAAAAAATATAAAAACTGGAAATAA
- a CDS encoding 7-carboxy-7-deazaguanine synthase QueE yields MLPKEIQLEVNKGAMLPLMEEFYTIQGEGSHTGRAAYFIRIGGCDVGCHWCDVKESWNAELHPPTKVDLIVENAAKYADTVVVTGGEPLSWDMTFLTKRLKEKNLKVHIETSGAFPLSGTWDWICLSPKKNKLPTQTVYDNAHELKVIIYNKHDFIFAEEQAELVNDNAILFLQPEWSKKEEMTPLIVDYVMNNPKWRVSLQTHKYLNIP; encoded by the coding sequence ATGTTACCAAAAGAAATACAATTAGAAGTAAATAAAGGAGCTATGCTTCCGTTGATGGAAGAATTTTATACCATTCAAGGAGAAGGTTCGCATACAGGAAGAGCTGCTTACTTTATTAGGATTGGTGGGTGTGATGTAGGTTGTCATTGGTGTGATGTGAAAGAAAGCTGGAATGCTGAACTTCATCCTCCAACGAAAGTAGATTTAATTGTGGAAAATGCTGCAAAATATGCTGATACAGTTGTTGTAACTGGTGGAGAGCCTTTGTCTTGGGATATGACTTTTTTGACAAAACGTTTAAAAGAGAAAAATTTAAAAGTACATATTGAAACTTCAGGTGCTTTTCCATTATCAGGAACTTGGGACTGGATTTGTCTTTCACCTAAAAAGAATAAACTGCCAACTCAGACAGTATATGATAATGCTCACGAATTAAAAGTGATCATTTACAACAAACATGATTTTATTTTTGCTGAAGAACAAGCAGAATTAGTAAATGATAATGCGATTTTATTTCTTCAGCCAGAATGGAGCAAAAAAGAAGAAATGACTCCGCTCATTGTTGATTATGTTATGAATAATCCAAAATGGAGAGTTTCATTACAAACGCATAAATATCTTAATATTCCATAA
- a CDS encoding tetratricopeptide repeat protein has translation MNKFKILSLALVASATAAKAQDINQAKKAIDAEQFDKAKTILKSIIKSKPSDGEANFVLGNVYLNQSVVDSAKIYYNNGLQASDKKNLSYIGLGQLDLDAKNSAAAQANFALATKDMKKKDVNEFIYIARAYMNSENPDYKNATEVLKRALLVDPQNAQALLAIGDAYYGANNQNDAYKAYRDAFTADNTLLRAKMQLGVLLKGAKSYDEAIKSFNEVIALDASYGPVYRELAETYYKWARNKPSTAKVNLQNAITNYEKYLSLTDYSLDSKMRHADFLILVKDYKQLETVANKMIAQDKVNPRIFRYLGYAAYENGNVDVAIKSLQDYINTPSNKVIGRDYYYLGLSKIKKGTGADGTVNQAAFDAGLADIKKAIELEPLVVEEFADFGKELFGKKQYAQAASIFELGANNPESKNYLDDSVYYGISLYYGNASKPKESRDAVALGKADAVFDKILTTAPSYDEAYLYKARINSLLDKDDMIIKNYEEYVAKISAKGAEEVAKPAVAKKFVEAYNGIGAAYANTDKAKAIEYFNKTLVLDPANSYATQSIKALK, from the coding sequence ATGAATAAATTTAAAATTTTAAGTCTTGCATTAGTTGCTTCGGCTACCGCAGCAAAAGCGCAGGATATCAACCAAGCAAAGAAGGCAATTGATGCTGAACAATTTGATAAAGCAAAAACAATCCTTAAATCAATCATCAAAAGTAAACCTTCAGATGGGGAAGCAAATTTTGTTTTAGGTAATGTTTATTTAAATCAATCTGTTGTCGATTCTGCAAAAATCTATTACAATAATGGATTACAAGCTTCAGACAAGAAAAATTTAAGCTATATCGGTTTAGGACAATTAGATCTTGATGCTAAGAATAGTGCTGCTGCTCAAGCTAATTTTGCTTTGGCAACAAAAGACATGAAGAAAAAAGATGTAAATGAATTTATTTACATCGCAAGAGCTTACATGAATTCTGAGAATCCAGATTATAAAAATGCTACTGAAGTTTTGAAAAGAGCTTTATTAGTTGATCCTCAAAACGCACAAGCATTATTAGCAATTGGTGATGCTTACTACGGAGCAAACAACCAAAATGATGCTTATAAAGCTTACCGTGATGCTTTTACTGCTGACAACACTTTGTTGAGAGCAAAAATGCAATTAGGAGTTTTATTAAAAGGTGCTAAATCTTATGATGAAGCAATTAAATCATTCAATGAAGTTATCGCATTAGATGCTAGCTACGGGCCAGTTTACAGAGAACTTGCTGAAACATATTACAAATGGGCAAGAAACAAACCTTCTACTGCTAAAGTTAACTTGCAAAATGCAATTACAAACTACGAGAAGTACTTAAGTTTGACAGATTACTCTCTTGATTCTAAAATGCGTCATGCGGATTTCTTGATCTTGGTTAAAGATTACAAGCAATTAGAAACTGTTGCAAACAAAATGATCGCTCAAGATAAAGTAAATCCTAGAATTTTCAGATATTTAGGATATGCAGCTTACGAAAACGGAAATGTTGATGTAGCTATTAAATCTCTTCAAGATTATATTAATACACCGTCAAACAAAGTAATTGGTAGAGATTACTACTATTTAGGACTTTCTAAAATTAAAAAAGGAACTGGAGCAGATGGTACAGTAAATCAAGCAGCTTTTGATGCTGGTTTAGCAGATATCAAAAAAGCGATTGAATTAGAGCCTTTAGTAGTTGAAGAATTCGCAGATTTTGGAAAAGAATTATTCGGTAAAAAACAATATGCTCAGGCAGCATCTATTTTTGAACTTGGAGCAAACAACCCTGAGTCTAAAAATTACTTAGATGACAGTGTTTATTATGGAATTTCTTTATACTATGGTAATGCTAGTAAACCAAAAGAAAGCCGTGATGCTGTTGCTTTAGGAAAAGCTGATGCAGTTTTCGATAAAATTTTAACTACTGCTCCTAGTTATGATGAAGCATATTTATATAAAGCTAGAATCAACTCTCTATTAGATAAAGATGATATGATCATTAAAAACTACGAAGAGTATGTTGCTAAAATTTCAGCAAAAGGTGCAGAGGAAGTGGCTAAGCCAGCTGTAGCTAAAAAGTTTGTTGAAGCTTACAATGGTATTGGTGCTGCTTATGCTAATACAGATAAAGCTAAAGCTATTGAGTATTTCAATAAAACTTTAGTTTTAGATCCAGCTAATTCATATGCTACACAATCTATAAAAGCTTTAAAATAA
- a CDS encoding PstS family phosphate ABC transporter substrate-binding protein, which yields MLKYSKALGLVVFVFLFAMCNQKSKSETEKETILKGSLDIAVDETVKQIVDDQVAVFEGTYYNAKITVKPNSEAEVINDLLNQKTKVAITTRDLTAEERARFDKSKINPRVTPFAHDAIAFISNKSNNDTLIALKSVIDFMQGKTDGKIKGLVFDNPNSSTVRYMKELAKVKEIPKSGVFSFKTNNEVIKFVSENEGMIGVIGINWFYQPTPDMTETINKINVLYVKGLNSNEYYSPTQNDLEIGKYPLARDLFIINCQGYSGLGMGFASFIAGDIGQRIVLKSGLLPYKTPGRKLKIRSEIIKDKE from the coding sequence ATGTTGAAATATAGTAAGGCTTTGGGTTTGGTTGTTTTTGTCTTTTTGTTTGCCATGTGCAACCAAAAAAGCAAAAGTGAAACTGAAAAAGAGACCATTTTGAAAGGATCACTTGATATTGCGGTTGACGAAACAGTAAAGCAAATTGTAGACGATCAGGTTGCTGTTTTTGAAGGTACTTACTATAATGCAAAAATAACAGTAAAGCCAAATTCAGAAGCTGAAGTAATTAATGATCTATTAAATCAAAAAACTAAGGTTGCAATTACAACTCGAGATTTAACTGCAGAAGAAAGAGCTCGTTTTGATAAAAGTAAAATTAATCCGAGAGTAACTCCATTTGCCCATGACGCTATTGCTTTTATTTCAAACAAAAGCAATAATGATACTTTAATTGCGTTGAAAAGTGTTATTGATTTCATGCAAGGTAAAACAGATGGTAAAATTAAAGGACTAGTTTTCGATAATCCTAATTCAAGTACTGTTCGTTACATGAAGGAATTAGCGAAGGTGAAGGAAATACCTAAATCAGGAGTTTTCTCATTTAAAACAAATAATGAAGTAATCAAATTTGTTTCAGAAAACGAAGGAATGATTGGGGTTATTGGTATTAATTGGTTTTATCAGCCAACACCTGATATGACTGAAACTATTAATAAGATAAACGTCCTTTATGTTAAAGGGTTGAATAGTAATGAATATTACAGTCCTACTCAGAATGACTTAGAAATTGGGAAATATCCTTTGGCACGTGATTTGTTTATTATCAATTGTCAAGGTTATTCGGGACTTGGAATGGGATTTGCTTCATTTATAGCAGGCGATATAGGACAGCGAATAGTTTTAAAATCTGGATTGCTGCCATATAAAACTCCAGGGCGAAAACTAAAGATTAGAAGTGAAATTATAAAAGATAAAGAATAA
- a CDS encoding energy transducer TonB: MKLDIIKNQWLDIVFEGRNKIYGAYELRKSNGKTTVKALVIGSLIFSAAVAAPLIASLLPDSTEEEEVKEVKMAAVKLPPKKEEVKPNMPPPPPPPPKVDQVKFVKPVVAKAEEVTEDPPKIVDLKDKKVGAETIKGDPDAVLTVDEPVGKGPVAEVVQEDNTVYNTAGIEVKPDFPGGIDKFYKFVGNNYKTPEEEGLKGKVYVTFVVEKDGSLTDIKVLRDIGYGTGAEAIRVLKKCPKWTPGEQNGKKVRVLYSLPITIQSAE, encoded by the coding sequence ATGAAATTAGATATTATAAAAAATCAGTGGCTTGATATCGTATTCGAAGGACGTAATAAGATATATGGAGCATACGAGCTGAGAAAATCAAACGGAAAAACAACTGTGAAAGCACTTGTTATTGGTTCTCTTATCTTTAGTGCTGCTGTAGCTGCTCCTCTTATTGCGAGTTTGTTACCAGACTCTACAGAAGAAGAAGAGGTTAAAGAGGTTAAGATGGCTGCGGTAAAATTACCTCCGAAAAAAGAGGAAGTTAAGCCTAATATGCCACCGCCACCGCCACCGCCACCAAAAGTGGATCAGGTTAAATTCGTTAAACCTGTGGTTGCAAAAGCGGAAGAAGTTACTGAAGACCCACCAAAAATTGTTGATTTAAAAGACAAAAAAGTTGGTGCTGAGACTATCAAAGGAGATCCAGATGCAGTTTTAACTGTTGATGAGCCAGTTGGAAAAGGACCAGTAGCAGAGGTGGTACAAGAAGATAACACTGTATATAATACAGCTGGTATCGAAGTAAAACCAGATTTCCCAGGAGGTATTGATAAATTCTACAAATTCGTAGGAAACAACTACAAAACTCCTGAAGAAGAAGGTTTAAAAGGTAAAGTTTACGTTACGTTTGTAGTTGAGAAAGACGGGTCATTAACAGATATCAAAGTTTTAAGAGATATCGGTTATGGTACAGGAGCAGAAGCAATTCGTGTTCTTAAAAAATGTCCGAAATGGACTCCCGGCGAGCAAAATGGTAAAAAAGTTAGGGTATTGTACTCTCTTCCTATTACTATTCAATCTGCAGAATAA
- a CDS encoding ExbD/TolR family protein codes for MAELNTGDGGGGKGGKVRSKKQNSKVDLTAMVDLAFLLITFFMLTTSLSKPQSMDLSLPNKEEDEKPTDKTKVDENRTMTVMLGGDNKMVFYMGLLASPKVGPKDITYGKDGIRRELLKQKKNVLAYSAALGKPKNGIIVIIKPTKKSNYRNLVDILDEMAITGVDTYAIVPEFTPEETKVIDKK; via the coding sequence ATGGCTGAATTAAATACCGGCGACGGCGGTGGTGGTAAAGGTGGTAAAGTAAGAAGTAAAAAGCAGAATTCGAAAGTCGATTTAACAGCGATGGTGGATTTGGCATTCTTATTGATTACATTCTTTATGTTAACTACTTCGTTGTCAAAACCTCAATCGATGGATTTGTCATTGCCTAATAAAGAGGAGGATGAAAAACCAACCGATAAAACTAAGGTAGATGAAAACCGTACCATGACAGTGATGTTAGGTGGTGATAATAAAATGGTTTTCTATATGGGATTATTGGCATCACCAAAAGTGGGGCCGAAAGATATTACATATGGTAAAGATGGTATCCGTAGAGAATTGTTAAAACAAAAGAAAAATGTTTTGGCGTATTCTGCAGCTTTAGGGAAACCTAAAAACGGAATCATTGTGATCATTAAACCAACTAAAAAATCAAATTACCGTAATTTGGTTGATATTTTGGACGAAATGGCTATCACTGGAGTTGATACGTATGCGATTGTTCCTGAGTTTACACCGGAAGAAACAAAAGTGATAGATAAAAAATAA